One Natrinema longum genomic window carries:
- a CDS encoding ribbon-helix-helix domain-containing protein, with protein sequence MAKDTVRYPDDVVEEIDALVEDGMFESKSEFYRFSAEYVLTLIDDEHEVKTFNFDEIRSELDISDRDHAEALGADGGTFFLDAVINVRKHGLRGNYEAAERFIDTHYEETDQECIILEELLGTYRDGSA encoded by the coding sequence ATGGCGAAAGATACCGTCAGGTATCCCGACGACGTGGTCGAGGAGATCGACGCGCTCGTCGAAGACGGTATGTTCGAGAGTAAATCCGAGTTCTATCGGTTCTCCGCGGAGTACGTGTTGACCTTGATCGACGACGAGCACGAGGTCAAGACGTTCAACTTCGACGAGATCAGGTCCGAACTCGATATCAGCGACCGCGACCACGCCGAAGCGCTCGGGGCCGACGGTGGAACCTTCTTCCTCGATGCCGTGATAAACGTCCGCAAACACGGGCTGCGCGGCAACTACGAGGCTGCCGAACGGTTCATCGACACCCACTACGAGGAGACCGACCAGGAGTGTATCATCCTCGAGGAGTTGCTCGGTACCTACCGCGACGGGTCAGCGTGA
- a CDS encoding bacterio-opsin activator domain-containing protein, which produces MTDVHRSKPIVVVTGRREEESDLRTRLDDAIDRDVRTVSTAGGLEDAVDPVSDGESVPKTPSAVVLEIDCPGEIRAVLQRVHARWPEIPTIVAPREGSERLATVALRADATEYVPTEREENPVDRIVSTVRSIPEPPSDGDRGRHSRILANELPDEAFVIGEDGTYLEAKVRPNSANLYSMDADELPGTTVADAFPDQVAAKLQDCVDRAIRTDDVQSVEYDTETTDGRRRFEARVVPIGQRVQGRRAVVWLARDITERVRRERQLRSRQDQLETLNRINAVVRQVIETLVEAPARDAIESEVCAQLVDSELYCGSWIAERTGDGRLSYRTGAGEAERYLERVRGRSSDHERPVTKAARTGEIRTTNRILEDETLPEPLREAADEDDVRSAIAVPITHEDATYGVLTVLASRADAFSERERAGFRLLGETIGFTIMAVKNRQLLFADTVVELEFRIDGGDTFSFDLSEEYGCTCSLEWAGTTANGRTFQYVTIDGIGSETVLEAARDHDSIEECRLIHDGERRCTLEVRLTRSGVRTLANHGATIRDVTVECGVGTCLVEVSQDADVREIAEALTVVYENTELVAKREVDRPVRTAAERRNRILDELTDRQLTTLRLAYYGGFFDWPRESTGEEIAEAMDISPPTMHQHLRKGLRAILEEFFEDSRHN; this is translated from the coding sequence ATGACCGATGTCCATCGATCGAAACCGATCGTCGTCGTAACGGGCCGTCGAGAGGAAGAGAGCGATCTTCGGACGCGACTCGACGACGCGATCGATCGTGACGTTCGAACGGTTTCCACAGCCGGAGGTCTCGAGGACGCCGTCGACCCGGTCTCCGACGGAGAGTCCGTACCGAAGACCCCGAGCGCTGTGGTCCTCGAAATCGACTGTCCGGGTGAAATACGAGCCGTTCTCCAGCGCGTCCACGCCAGATGGCCGGAGATCCCGACGATCGTTGCACCGCGCGAGGGCAGCGAACGGCTCGCGACCGTTGCACTCAGGGCGGATGCAACCGAATACGTCCCGACGGAGCGCGAGGAAAACCCCGTCGACCGGATCGTGTCGACAGTTCGGTCCATACCCGAGCCACCATCGGACGGCGACAGGGGACGACATAGCCGAATTCTCGCCAACGAACTGCCCGACGAAGCCTTCGTCATCGGCGAGGACGGCACCTATCTCGAGGCGAAGGTCCGGCCCAACTCGGCGAACCTGTACTCGATGGACGCCGACGAACTACCCGGAACGACGGTCGCGGACGCGTTCCCCGACCAGGTCGCGGCGAAACTCCAGGACTGCGTCGATCGGGCGATCAGAACTGACGACGTCCAGTCGGTCGAGTACGATACGGAGACAACCGACGGCCGCCGGCGATTCGAGGCCCGCGTCGTTCCGATCGGCCAGCGAGTCCAGGGTCGACGGGCCGTCGTCTGGCTGGCTCGAGACATCACGGAACGGGTCCGACGCGAACGACAACTCCGATCGAGACAGGATCAACTCGAGACGCTCAACCGGATCAATGCGGTCGTTCGACAGGTGATCGAGACGTTAGTCGAGGCACCGGCTCGGGATGCGATCGAGAGCGAAGTCTGTGCGCAGCTCGTCGATTCGGAGCTGTACTGTGGCTCGTGGATCGCCGAACGGACCGGCGACGGACGGCTGTCCTATCGAACCGGCGCGGGGGAGGCCGAGCGCTATCTCGAGCGCGTCCGTGGCCGCTCGAGCGATCACGAGCGACCGGTGACGAAGGCAGCACGAACCGGCGAGATTCGGACGACCAACCGCATTCTCGAGGACGAAACGCTCCCCGAGCCGCTCAGGGAAGCCGCCGACGAAGACGACGTCAGATCCGCGATCGCCGTCCCGATCACCCACGAAGACGCGACCTACGGCGTCCTCACCGTTCTGGCGAGCCGAGCCGATGCCTTCAGCGAGCGCGAACGAGCCGGATTCAGACTGCTCGGTGAGACGATCGGCTTCACCATCATGGCCGTCAAGAACCGCCAGCTGCTCTTTGCGGACACCGTCGTCGAACTCGAGTTTCGGATCGACGGCGGCGATACGTTCTCCTTCGACCTGTCCGAGGAGTACGGCTGTACCTGCTCGCTCGAGTGGGCTGGGACGACCGCGAACGGACGAACCTTCCAGTACGTGACGATCGACGGGATCGGCAGCGAGACGGTCCTCGAAGCGGCCAGGGACCACGACTCCATCGAGGAGTGTCGACTCATTCACGACGGCGAACGGCGCTGTACGCTCGAGGTGCGATTGACGAGGTCGGGCGTCCGAACGCTTGCGAATCACGGCGCAACGATCCGGGACGTGACAGTCGAATGCGGCGTCGGGACGTGCCTGGTCGAGGTGTCACAGGACGCCGACGTTCGAGAGATCGCGGAGGCACTGACCGTCGTCTACGAGAACACCGAACTCGTCGCCAAACGAGAGGTCGATCGACCGGTTCGAACGGCGGCCGAGCGGCGAAATCGAATCCTCGACGAACTCACCGACCGTCAACTCACGACGCTTCGGCTCGCCTACTACGGCGGCTTCTTCGACTGGCCACGGGAGAGCACGGGCGAGGAAATCGCCGAGGCGATGGATATCTCGCCGCCGACGATGCACCAACACCTTCGAAAGGGGCTCAGGGCGATCCTCGAGGAGTTCTTCGAGGACAGCAGACACAATTAG
- a CDS encoding peptidase M10A and M12B matrixin and adamalysin encodes MNRRVFLGSVGSIASLGTLAYATRDSLETLAVRIWLSEQAASYEGVIDRIFDYLENVLGFDHWTLELSVGGTVSVSTENAARLTTRGEWPMAVAAGELGQRNLEPVSDVNLLVTDGGMEEAPTGYGIPHIASVGGARQIAALEPFDELVDDDWVVPNTTPARTIQVLAHEIGHALGLEHDHGVAFRDGGAVIATPMLSSYAWDPTYDTDRSRCGTIRPSTDGLERKLSLAFSSCARRELE; translated from the coding sequence GTGAATCGTCGCGTGTTCCTGGGATCGGTCGGCTCGATAGCCTCGCTTGGGACGCTGGCATACGCGACACGTGACTCCCTCGAGACGCTCGCCGTTCGGATCTGGCTCTCCGAGCAGGCCGCCAGCTACGAGGGGGTGATCGACCGTATCTTCGACTATCTCGAGAACGTACTCGGGTTCGACCACTGGACGCTGGAGCTCTCCGTCGGCGGGACGGTCTCGGTCTCGACGGAAAACGCCGCTCGTCTCACCACTCGTGGGGAATGGCCGATGGCCGTCGCGGCGGGCGAACTCGGCCAGCGGAACCTCGAGCCAGTGTCGGACGTCAATCTGCTGGTGACCGATGGCGGAATGGAAGAGGCCCCCACCGGGTACGGCATTCCCCACATCGCCTCGGTCGGCGGAGCGCGACAGATCGCCGCTCTCGAGCCGTTCGACGAGCTGGTCGACGACGACTGGGTCGTTCCGAACACGACACCGGCACGAACGATACAGGTACTCGCCCACGAGATCGGCCACGCGCTCGGACTGGAACACGACCACGGGGTTGCGTTTCGCGATGGTGGAGCCGTGATCGCGACGCCGATGCTCAGCAGCTACGCGTGGGACCCGACCTACGATACTGATCGCTCTCGCTGTGGGACGATACGTCCGAGCACGGACGGTCTGGAACGAAAACTCAGCCTGGCGTTTTCGTCCTGTGCCCGTCGCGAACTCGAGTAA
- a CDS encoding cobyric acid synthase, with translation MTRTLLVAGTASHVGKSTVAAGLCRLLADRGIDVAPFKGQNMSNNARVVVRPDVADQDGSDSNDSTADRWGEIGVSQFVQARAARTTPTTDCNPVLLKPRGDGESQLVLQGTAHDHVPAGTYYEEYWERACEAAEASYRRLAADNDVIVAEGAGSIGEINLHDRDLANVETARFADADVLLLVDIERGGAFASLYGTIELVPDALRDRIVGALITKFRGDRSLLEPGIEEIESRTGVPILGVLPYDDPGLPEEDSVGLPGSEERGVVGDDDGVAAGRRIRIAVPRLPRISNATDLEALADESGVSVVYVPVDGSSAGPLAGVDADAVVLPGTKNTVDDLLALQEAGFAEALTAFDGPIVGVCGGYQMLGERITNAALEGTGGDDVVTGLGLLPVETRFEGDKRLEQTAVPVDGSASPLLEGADGPASGYEIHAGRTRALEDVTRPLGDSSAARGRVLGTYLHGLFDNESVRTAFLDAVAATAGVDRPTPVATGGSSLTEAAADRTPYDRAARLVRENVDLAALGDPFGE, from the coding sequence ATGACCAGAACCCTTCTCGTCGCCGGAACCGCGAGTCACGTCGGCAAGTCGACGGTCGCCGCCGGCCTCTGTCGGCTGCTCGCCGATCGGGGGATCGACGTCGCGCCGTTCAAGGGCCAGAACATGAGCAACAACGCTCGCGTCGTCGTGCGGCCGGACGTGGCCGACCAGGACGGCAGCGATTCCAACGACAGCACCGCCGACCGGTGGGGCGAAATCGGCGTCTCCCAGTTCGTCCAGGCTCGAGCGGCTCGAACCACCCCCACCACGGACTGCAATCCGGTCTTGCTCAAACCTCGCGGCGACGGGGAGAGCCAACTCGTGTTGCAGGGGACAGCCCACGATCACGTGCCCGCCGGGACCTACTACGAGGAGTACTGGGAACGGGCGTGCGAGGCCGCCGAAGCATCGTATCGCAGGCTGGCCGCCGACAACGACGTGATCGTCGCCGAGGGGGCGGGGAGCATCGGCGAGATCAACCTGCACGATCGTGACCTTGCAAACGTCGAAACCGCGCGGTTCGCGGACGCCGACGTTCTCCTGTTGGTCGACATCGAACGCGGTGGGGCCTTCGCCAGTCTCTACGGCACGATCGAACTCGTCCCCGATGCGCTCCGCGATCGGATCGTCGGCGCGCTCATCACGAAGTTTCGCGGCGACCGGTCCCTGCTCGAGCCCGGCATCGAGGAGATCGAATCGCGGACGGGGGTGCCGATCCTGGGCGTCCTCCCGTACGACGACCCCGGCCTTCCCGAGGAGGACAGCGTCGGGCTGCCCGGAAGCGAGGAGCGAGGCGTCGTCGGCGACGACGACGGCGTTGCAGCCGGCCGCCGGATTCGGATCGCCGTGCCGCGGCTTCCACGGATCTCGAACGCGACGGATCTCGAGGCCCTGGCCGACGAGTCGGGCGTCTCGGTGGTGTACGTGCCAGTCGACGGCAGTTCCGCTGGCCCCCTCGCGGGCGTCGACGCCGACGCGGTCGTCCTTCCGGGGACCAAGAACACGGTCGACGATCTGCTGGCGCTCCAGGAAGCCGGCTTCGCCGAGGCCCTCACAGCCTTCGACGGGCCGATCGTCGGCGTCTGCGGTGGGTATCAGATGCTCGGCGAGCGGATTACCAACGCCGCGCTCGAGGGGACAGGGGGCGACGACGTCGTCACAGGGCTGGGTCTGCTCCCGGTCGAGACCCGTTTCGAGGGTGACAAGCGCCTCGAGCAAACGGCGGTTCCGGTCGACGGGAGCGCATCACCGCTCCTCGAGGGGGCCGACGGCCCGGCGTCGGGCTACGAGATCCACGCCGGCCGGACGCGGGCGCTCGAGGACGTGACGCGGCCGCTGGGTGACTCGAGTGCGGCCCGCGGACGGGTACTGGGAACCTACCTCCACGGCCTGTTCGACAACGAATCGGTTCGAACGGCGTTTCTCGATGCCGTCGCGGCGACGGCAGGTGTCGACCGGCCGACGCCAGTCGCCACTGGTGGGTCGTCGTTGACCGAGGCGGCGGCCGACCGGACGCCGTACGATCGGGCAGCGCGACTCGTCCGCGAAAACGTCGATCTAGCGGCGCTTGGCGACCCCTTCGGCGAGTGA
- the otsB gene encoding trehalose-phosphatase produces MESESPPLRLAARLPAVRAKLEDAARLLVCLDFDGTLAPIVEDPDAATATARNRNAVARLAERPDVTTAIVSGRALTDVRERVDGPSIYAGNHGLELARHGSIAVHPVARKRAARIERICSLLETALASVPNCRIENKRLTGTVHLRAVPAAAEPIARRITRRTVDRFGGDELEISTGKRILEIGPDFRWGKGNAVELIAADEPPGTPVVYIGDDVTDESAFRVAESDGIGIRVGGDEPSSASARVESPAGVASVLSWLDSLASDAAARSESAPGHRPENRPR; encoded by the coding sequence ATGGAGAGCGAGTCACCGCCACTACGGCTTGCGGCGCGTCTCCCGGCGGTCCGGGCGAAACTCGAGGACGCTGCCCGGCTGCTCGTCTGTCTGGATTTCGACGGCACGCTCGCACCGATCGTCGAGGATCCGGACGCCGCAACAGCGACCGCGCGGAATCGGAACGCCGTGGCCAGGCTCGCGGAACGGCCCGACGTGACCACGGCGATCGTCAGTGGCCGTGCGTTGACCGATGTCCGCGAACGCGTCGACGGGCCATCGATTTACGCCGGCAACCACGGACTGGAACTCGCGCGCCACGGATCGATCGCCGTCCACCCTGTCGCACGAAAACGCGCTGCTCGAATCGAACGGATCTGTTCGCTCCTCGAGACGGCCCTCGCCTCCGTCCCGAACTGCCGGATCGAGAACAAGCGGCTGACCGGGACGGTCCATCTCAGAGCCGTTCCGGCGGCCGCCGAACCGATCGCACGACGGATCACCCGCCGGACCGTCGATCGGTTCGGCGGGGACGAACTCGAGATTTCGACCGGCAAGCGGATCCTCGAGATCGGGCCGGACTTCCGCTGGGGGAAGGGAAACGCGGTCGAGTTGATCGCCGCCGACGAGCCACCGGGGACACCGGTCGTCTATATCGGCGACGACGTGACCGACGAATCGGCGTTTCGAGTCGCCGAGTCCGACGGGATCGGGATTCGGGTCGGTGGCGACGAGCCCTCGAGTGCGTCCGCCCGGGTCGAGTCACCCGCCGGCGTCGCATCGGTTCTCTCGTGGCTCGACTCGCTCGCGAGCGACGCGGCTGCTCGATCGGAGTCCGCGCCGGGACATCGCCCCGAGAACCGGCCGCGGTAG
- the bcp gene encoding thioredoxin-dependent thiol peroxidase — translation MLDVGDEAPEFELTNQHGETVTRSDFEGQRLVVYFYPRANTEGCTTEACGFNDALPRLDDLDVAVVGISDDPVDDIADFAADYALEFDLLSDEFGEVATLYDSYGEKRMFGKTFDGVFRNTYVVGPDGRIEAVYEGVSPDGHADEVLADLQPADIAH, via the coding sequence GGCACCCGAGTTCGAACTGACAAATCAACACGGCGAGACCGTCACCCGCTCCGATTTCGAGGGGCAGCGACTCGTCGTGTACTTCTATCCCCGTGCTAACACGGAGGGCTGTACGACCGAGGCCTGCGGGTTCAACGACGCGCTCCCGCGCCTCGACGACCTCGACGTCGCAGTCGTCGGCATCAGTGACGATCCCGTCGACGATATCGCCGACTTCGCGGCCGATTACGCCCTCGAGTTCGATCTCCTGTCCGACGAGTTCGGCGAAGTCGCGACGCTCTACGACTCCTACGGTGAGAAGCGAATGTTCGGGAAGACGTTCGATGGCGTCTTCCGGAACACCTACGTCGTCGGTCCGGACGGGCGGATCGAGGCAGTTTACGAAGGCGTCTCTCCTGACGGCCACGCCGACGAGGTCCTCGCGGATCTCCAGCCGGCGGACATCGCACACTGA
- a CDS encoding MTH865 family protein, translating to MTDEAHLREQLTEAFEDADYPVSGPMELVPALPNGPGTRFESGEFSMTVMELNAKTSGGDFPYDDVESFVDALIEELQEQGEL from the coding sequence ATGACGGACGAAGCCCACCTCCGAGAGCAACTGACCGAGGCGTTCGAGGACGCCGACTACCCGGTCTCAGGTCCGATGGAGCTCGTCCCGGCACTTCCGAACGGCCCCGGAACGAGGTTCGAATCCGGTGAGTTCTCGATGACCGTGATGGAACTTAACGCGAAGACCTCCGGCGGCGACTTCCCGTACGACGACGTCGAGTCGTTCGTCGACGCTCTCATCGAGGAGTTACAGGAACAGGGTGAGTTGTAA
- a CDS encoding ABC transporter ATP-binding protein: MGAIRVDGLRKSYGAVEAVAGMNVTVERGELYGFLGPNGAGKTTTIRILTGQIRPDSGSVRVLETDPVTEPLETRRQVGILPEQGSPPSFLTPREYLEFVGQVRDLEPDRVADRTAVWAERLGFESKLDTLHTDLSRGQQQKVMISQAFLHEPDVVFIDEPLANLDPLVQEQVKRFLVSYAAGDNAVFVSTHNIDVAEEICTRVGIVADGQLVTERSVEDGSDESLLEVFLERVDGEDVRDTPTLERIDR; the protein is encoded by the coding sequence ATGGGTGCAATTCGCGTAGACGGACTGCGGAAGTCATACGGAGCCGTCGAGGCAGTGGCCGGGATGAACGTCACCGTCGAACGGGGGGAGTTGTACGGCTTTCTGGGCCCAAACGGTGCCGGGAAGACCACGACGATTCGAATACTGACCGGCCAGATACGGCCGGATTCGGGTTCGGTACGCGTTCTCGAGACGGACCCGGTCACGGAGCCACTCGAGACGCGTCGGCAGGTCGGCATCCTGCCGGAACAGGGATCGCCGCCGAGCTTTCTCACGCCGCGTGAGTACCTCGAGTTCGTCGGCCAGGTGCGCGATCTCGAGCCCGACCGGGTCGCCGACCGAACCGCTGTCTGGGCCGAACGGCTCGGCTTCGAGAGCAAGCTCGATACGCTCCATACCGATCTCTCTCGGGGGCAACAACAGAAGGTCATGATCTCGCAGGCGTTTCTCCACGAACCCGACGTGGTCTTCATCGACGAGCCGCTGGCGAACCTCGACCCGCTCGTCCAGGAGCAAGTCAAGCGCTTTCTCGTCTCCTATGCGGCCGGCGACAACGCCGTCTTCGTCTCGACGCACAACATCGACGTCGCCGAGGAGATCTGCACCCGCGTCGGCATCGTCGCCGACGGCCAACTCGTCACGGAGCGGTCCGTAGAAGACGGCAGCGACGAATCGCTACTCGAGGTGTTCCTCGAGCGCGTCGACGGTGAAGACGTACGAGATACCCCGACGCTCGAGCGGATCGACCGATGA
- a CDS encoding winged helix-turn-helix domain-containing protein — MKLRQPTDFLILEALEDTGRNVATNLAAHTGKSRKNINTRLPVLEDYGLVHKIGPAERSGLYEISSTGKAALVYRDQYDEVDDFEALIEGPNAGTDQDGDAQASFARGENDGEDDE; from the coding sequence GTGAAACTCCGACAACCAACTGATTTCCTGATCCTCGAGGCACTCGAGGATACGGGACGAAACGTCGCAACGAACCTAGCCGCACACACGGGAAAGAGCCGAAAGAACATCAACACCAGACTCCCGGTGCTCGAAGATTACGGTCTCGTCCACAAGATCGGGCCCGCCGAACGGTCCGGTCTCTACGAGATCTCTTCGACGGGAAAAGCAGCGCTGGTCTACCGTGACCAGTACGACGAGGTCGACGACTTCGAGGCGCTCATCGAAGGGCCAAACGCCGGCACGGACCAAGACGGGGACGCGCAGGCGAGTTTCGCCCGCGGCGAGAACGACGGCGAAGACGACGAGTAA